One genomic window of Leptospira paudalimensis includes the following:
- a CDS encoding ABC transporter ATP-binding protein: protein MFKIKNLSVHIGRRTILNDVSLEAKPKEITGLIGKSGSGKSTLFRLALGLLPKSEGYEWTGELEWNGEMLGKQHCPKIQPVFQDPFGSFSPYHTIGELLLEPLKVQKQLVLNQDMIDKENTRIENYCNRFELPVSLLKKTKQELSGGQLQRFAILRALLVNPEYLLLDEPVTALDVLVQKKIAEELKEINQKDSLGMLIVSHDLGFLSYMCDQIFVLEEGSITEFGNPKQLLKHPKSKLLQELVFARNHSFGGVTSSSELSN from the coding sequence ATGTTTAAAATCAAAAATCTTTCCGTTCATATAGGGAGACGAACCATCTTAAACGATGTATCATTAGAGGCAAAACCCAAAGAAATCACTGGCCTCATTGGGAAATCGGGATCTGGTAAATCTACTTTATTTCGATTGGCACTGGGTTTACTTCCAAAGTCTGAGGGATATGAATGGACAGGCGAATTGGAGTGGAATGGCGAAATGTTAGGAAAACAACATTGTCCCAAAATCCAACCTGTTTTCCAAGATCCCTTTGGGAGTTTTTCACCTTATCATACAATTGGCGAATTATTATTGGAACCACTTAAGGTTCAGAAACAATTAGTCTTAAACCAAGATATGATCGATAAGGAAAACACAAGAATTGAAAATTATTGTAATCGATTTGAATTACCAGTGTCTTTATTAAAAAAAACAAAACAAGAGTTAAGTGGTGGTCAGTTACAACGATTTGCAATCCTCAGAGCCTTACTTGTGAATCCAGAATACCTTTTGTTAGATGAACCAGTAACAGCCCTTGATGTTCTTGTGCAAAAGAAAATTGCTGAAGAATTAAAGGAAATCAACCAAAAGGATTCGCTCGGAATGTTGATTGTTTCACACGACCTTGGATTTTTATCTTATATGTGTGATCAAATATTTGTATTGGAAGAGGGAAGTATCACTGAATTTGGAAATCCAAAACAACTTCTAAAACATCCAAAATCAAAACTATTACAAGAATTGGTTTTTGCCAGAAATCATTCGTTTGGAGGTGTAACTTCTTCTTCCGAATTATCCAATTGA
- a CDS encoding 1-acyl-sn-glycerol-3-phosphate acyltransferase has translation MTEKEATLGRWHKEFFENIHLFVKSGLSEQEAKSILEEFLVLSQATPKPKVMEIFQEPERLEEIGVYTDIRPEPRDFMLKFLDPIMKKFKVEGTENLKLLDGIIGKYPVTLISNHLSHLDAPAIFTLLYNSGPEGRKIAESLVFIAGRLAFEPDFTRLGLYMFGTLLVCSKKDMADNPSLSDVMTKINMRAFRNSQKLQSDGKVISIFPEGTRSRDGRLMPFVDTVYHYVANKVILPISLEGTEKILPIEGLLFNQAVGKLVIGKPVLVGELTKREMESFPSHIEQISFPGSGDKKQFIIDNLALLVGSNLNKHKHGTYRNLYRGDVRETNQLISLPKKPDEHVVIIGSSNMSVAFACILANKNVKVTIYHPDSEMVARSNEERRDIIHYPIYKLPPNIDFSDKPEVLESATLFVQGTNPWEFDAVYSKIRTYLQKNKSPMVNVIKGFTGSKKGLILEDLNELLLIERDRLAVVSGACYPDQIMERKISGFEISAFEDSLIPKLKELLTNNYVFTRTAINSRDTKGVQLGGALKTIYALAMGLVEGYFKRELGGNVDNTLFHLSNRFFNEMVSIGVLLGGDPTTFNGLSGMTDFMLACFGSDTRDRKYGYDLANGTRPEKITNGFYGLKVLPNLIQLDEKRHPIVASAYKTVIQNEDFDIVAEELQKQLARV, from the coding sequence ATGACAGAAAAAGAAGCCACTTTGGGACGTTGGCACAAAGAATTTTTTGAGAACATTCACTTATTTGTAAAATCCGGTCTTTCGGAACAAGAAGCAAAGTCCATTTTAGAAGAATTTTTAGTTCTATCACAAGCAACTCCTAAACCCAAGGTCATGGAAATTTTCCAAGAGCCCGAACGATTAGAAGAGATTGGTGTCTACACAGACATCAGACCCGAGCCTCGCGATTTTATGCTCAAATTCCTAGACCCCATCATGAAGAAGTTTAAGGTGGAAGGAACAGAGAATTTAAAACTCCTCGATGGCATCATTGGCAAATACCCAGTCACTCTTATCTCTAACCACTTAAGTCATTTAGATGCTCCTGCCATTTTTACTCTACTTTACAATTCGGGGCCAGAAGGTAGAAAGATCGCAGAGTCTCTTGTTTTCATTGCGGGAAGACTTGCCTTTGAACCTGATTTTACACGCCTAGGTCTTTATATGTTTGGTACTCTCCTTGTTTGTTCCAAAAAAGATATGGCGGATAACCCTTCTCTTTCTGATGTCATGACGAAAATCAATATGCGTGCTTTTCGTAATTCACAAAAATTACAATCAGATGGAAAGGTAATCTCCATTTTCCCGGAAGGAACTCGCTCTCGTGATGGAAGGCTCATGCCATTTGTGGACACAGTGTACCATTATGTAGCTAACAAAGTCATTTTGCCAATCTCTCTCGAAGGTACTGAAAAAATTCTACCGATTGAAGGATTACTCTTCAACCAAGCCGTTGGAAAACTTGTGATCGGTAAACCTGTACTTGTTGGAGAACTGACAAAACGAGAAATGGAATCGTTTCCATCTCATATCGAACAAATTTCGTTTCCAGGAAGTGGTGACAAAAAACAATTTATCATTGATAACCTTGCCCTTCTTGTGGGAAGTAATCTCAACAAACACAAACATGGAACATATCGAAACCTTTACCGAGGTGACGTTAGAGAAACGAACCAACTCATTTCACTTCCCAAAAAACCAGACGAACACGTAGTCATCATTGGTTCATCCAATATGTCTGTCGCCTTTGCTTGCATCCTAGCCAATAAAAATGTCAAAGTGACGATCTACCATCCAGATTCAGAAATGGTGGCTCGTAGTAACGAAGAAAGACGTGACATTATCCATTACCCAATTTACAAGCTACCACCAAACATAGATTTTTCGGATAAACCAGAAGTGTTAGAATCAGCAACATTATTTGTCCAAGGAACAAATCCTTGGGAATTTGATGCTGTTTACTCCAAAATCAGAACCTATTTACAAAAAAATAAATCACCTATGGTGAATGTAATCAAAGGTTTCACTGGATCTAAAAAGGGGCTCATCCTCGAAGACTTAAACGAACTTCTCCTCATTGAAAGGGATCGATTGGCAGTCGTATCTGGTGCATGTTACCCAGACCAAATTATGGAACGAAAAATTTCTGGATTTGAAATTTCTGCCTTTGAGGATTCCTTGATTCCAAAACTCAAAGAACTTCTCACCAATAATTATGTATTCACTAGAACCGCTATCAATTCCAGAGATACAAAAGGGGTTCAGCTTGGTGGTGCTTTAAAAACTATTTATGCACTTGCAATGGGACTAGTAGAAGGATACTTCAAACGCGAATTAGGTGGGAATGTCGACAATACTCTATTCCATTTGAGTAACCGATTTTTTAATGAAATGGTCTCAATTGGTGTATTACTCGGAGGAGATCCCACTACGTTTAATGGATTATCTGGAATGACTGATTTTATGTTAGCATGTTTTGGATCTGACACGAGAGACCGCAAGTATGGTTATGATCTGGCGAATGGAACAAGACCAGAAAAAATCACTAATGGTTTTTATGGTCTAAAAGTGTTACCAAACCTCATCCAACTAGATGAAAAAAGACATCCAATTGTTGCTTCTGCTTATAAAACAGTGATCCAAAACGAAGATTTTGATATAGTTGCGGAAGAATTACAAAAACAGTTAGCTAGAGTTTAG
- a CDS encoding ATP phosphoribosyltransferase regulatory subunit: protein MNQKNKSISSEQKWIPDGFHFLGPEESRNRRNLLQSFSELFEREGYSEITLPSFDYSNSFRSQLHEGVESLLVTKDWDGNELSPGVDLTLQVVKGMAARSHWEENQNIYYFAKKIRDHKKRNASRREILQIGVESLGKSDTNQLISQIKILKKLWDKTIPNKTFTIVFGHSSFFRNLLEILGWNEEQTKVLRQFLYTKNIPELVSLAARTNTKDSHMKIIQLLLKPIPVNGMADFKKDLESNLSEEELHLLKNDLDSITSFFDVWNKQMQGVSCIWDPSLVRDLSYYTGFMFQGYVEHDPEPVFAGGVYNDLYESFTGIQKDACGFALHLDSIEVLLNKEK from the coding sequence ATGAATCAAAAAAACAAATCAATTTCCTCGGAACAGAAATGGATACCCGATGGATTTCATTTTTTAGGACCGGAAGAAAGCAGAAACCGGCGAAATTTACTACAATCGTTTTCGGAACTCTTTGAAAGAGAAGGGTATTCTGAAATCACTCTACCTAGTTTTGATTATTCCAATTCCTTTCGTTCCCAATTGCATGAAGGTGTTGAGAGTTTACTCGTCACGAAGGACTGGGATGGAAATGAACTCTCTCCCGGTGTGGACCTAACATTACAGGTTGTGAAAGGGATGGCAGCTAGATCCCATTGGGAAGAAAACCAAAACATCTATTATTTTGCCAAAAAGATAAGAGACCATAAAAAACGAAACGCTTCCAGACGAGAGATTTTACAAATCGGAGTCGAGAGTTTAGGAAAAAGTGATACAAACCAATTGATTTCCCAAATCAAAATTTTGAAAAAACTTTGGGACAAAACGATTCCTAACAAAACATTTACGATTGTGTTTGGTCATTCTTCTTTTTTTCGAAATTTGTTAGAAATTCTAGGTTGGAATGAAGAACAAACAAAAGTTTTACGACAATTTTTATACACGAAGAATATCCCAGAATTAGTGTCTCTTGCTGCAAGAACAAATACGAAAGATTCTCATATGAAAATCATTCAGTTATTACTCAAACCGATCCCTGTAAATGGAATGGCTGATTTTAAGAAAGATTTGGAATCTAATTTATCCGAAGAAGAATTGCATTTACTAAAAAACGATTTGGATTCGATCACATCTTTTTTTGACGTTTGGAACAAGCAGATGCAAGGTGTATCCTGTATATGGGATCCTTCTCTTGTTCGAGATTTATCGTATTACACGGGTTTTATGTTTCAAGGGTATGTAGAACATGACCCTGAGCCAGTTTTTGCTGGTGGTGTGTATAATGATTTATATGAAAGTTTTACAGGGATACAAAAGGATGCATGTGGATTTGCACTGCATTTGGATTCTATTGAAGTTTTGTTAAATAAGGAAAAATGA
- a CDS encoding adenylosuccinate synthase: protein MPANLVVGAQWGDEGKAKVIDYLSKDTDIIVRYQGGANAGHTVVVGGKKYIFHLVPSGIIYDNTTCVIGNGVVLDPEYFLKECADLEAHGFRVKDKVLISDSCHILLPYHRLIDEAREAGSSPERKIGTTKKGIGMCYADKMLRNGVRAGDLLDKDLLKSKLNHILEVKNQELVKYYDLEPVNPTEMYDFLLDFADKMGKNIVNTVYYLNSELEKGKRVLLEGAQGTGLDIDFGTYPYVTSSNPTTGGALAGSGVSFRYLKDVIGITKAYATRVGEGPFPSEILGEAGDVLRKLGGEYGSTTGRPRRCGWFDVQMIKHAVTVNGINSLVLTKIDVLSHYDSIPVVVGYEYKGKKLDFFPSQGLESVKPLFAEFKGWKDDISGINSFSKLPPLCQSYIKSLQDLVNTKIGIVSTGPDREHTIIMD from the coding sequence ATGCCTGCAAATTTAGTCGTTGGAGCCCAATGGGGTGATGAAGGAAAAGCAAAAGTTATTGATTACCTTTCAAAAGATACAGATATCATCGTACGTTACCAAGGTGGCGCAAATGCGGGCCATACTGTCGTTGTTGGTGGTAAAAAATACATTTTCCATTTAGTTCCTTCTGGGATCATTTATGACAATACTACGTGTGTGATTGGGAATGGGGTTGTTTTAGATCCTGAATACTTTCTAAAAGAATGTGCTGATTTAGAAGCACATGGATTTCGCGTCAAAGATAAAGTCCTTATCAGTGATTCTTGCCACATCCTCCTACCGTATCATCGATTGATCGATGAGGCAAGAGAAGCTGGTTCTTCCCCAGAACGAAAAATTGGAACCACAAAAAAAGGCATTGGTATGTGTTATGCGGACAAAATGTTACGTAATGGAGTCCGTGCAGGAGACTTACTCGATAAAGACCTTTTAAAATCAAAACTCAATCATATTCTGGAAGTAAAAAACCAAGAACTTGTAAAATACTATGATTTAGAACCAGTGAATCCAACAGAGATGTATGATTTCCTTTTAGATTTTGCTGATAAAATGGGAAAAAACATTGTAAATACAGTGTATTATCTCAATAGCGAATTGGAAAAAGGCAAACGTGTACTTCTAGAAGGTGCACAAGGGACTGGACTAGATATTGACTTCGGAACGTATCCTTATGTGACCAGTTCCAATCCAACCACAGGGGGAGCTCTTGCTGGTTCCGGAGTAAGTTTCCGTTATTTAAAAGATGTAATTGGGATCACAAAAGCTTATGCAACTAGAGTTGGAGAGGGACCTTTCCCATCCGAAATTTTAGGTGAAGCAGGAGACGTTCTTCGTAAGTTAGGTGGGGAATACGGATCCACTACAGGAAGACCAAGGCGATGTGGATGGTTTGATGTACAGATGATCAAACATGCAGTCACAGTGAATGGGATTAACTCACTTGTTCTAACGAAAATTGATGTTCTTAGTCATTATGATTCTATCCCTGTAGTGGTTGGATATGAATACAAAGGAAAAAAATTAGATTTTTTCCCATCACAAGGACTTGAGAGCGTTAAACCGTTGTTTGCCGAGTTTAAAGGGTGGAAAGATGATATCTCTGGTATCAATTCATTTTCGAAATTACCACCATTGTGCCAATCTTATATCAAGTCGTTACAAGACTTAGTGAATACAAAAATTGGAATTGTATCGACTGGACCTGATCGTGAACATACGATCATCATGGATTAA
- the rplQ gene encoding 50S ribosomal protein L17 gives MNKRNKVKQLNRSADHRKAMIQNMVISLLRHERIESSVAKLKVARSYAERIITRAKKNLDANLANLDEQKKNAAILHNTRYLYSHLGDQEIVNKLLKDLANRYAERVGGYTRIIRLVNRPSDNTAMGILELVDRKTQDELKAEAKAKREEKKPAKKEEKPKKAKKEKVAASK, from the coding sequence ATGAACAAACGTAATAAAGTTAAACAACTCAATAGATCAGCAGATCATAGAAAAGCTATGATCCAAAATATGGTAATCTCTCTACTTCGCCACGAAAGAATTGAATCTTCTGTAGCGAAGTTAAAGGTGGCTCGTTCTTATGCAGAACGAATCATCACAAGAGCGAAAAAAAATCTAGATGCAAATTTAGCAAACCTAGACGAACAAAAGAAAAATGCAGCGATTTTGCACAATACAAGGTATCTTTATAGCCACCTTGGTGACCAAGAGATCGTGAATAAACTTTTGAAGGATTTAGCAAATCGTTATGCAGAACGAGTGGGCGGGTATACGAGAATCATTCGATTGGTAAACCGTCCTTCAGACAACACTGCGATGGGAATTTTAGAACTTGTAGATAGAAAAACACAAGACGAACTCAAAGCAGAAGCGAAAGCAAAACGCGAAGAGAAAAAACCTGCTAAAAAAGAAGAGAAACCTAAAAAGGCGAAAAAAGAAAAAGTAGCTGCTTCTAAGTAA
- a CDS encoding tetratricopeptide repeat protein translates to MFHRLFTFALLFLFPSLVFAQKLIGNKEYPELLWGKDEEFDTRDFPNGSFIYHRDDFILTRGKLYTGEPPKSNGSFSYGTETITNSGKWNNDTIELLLNGKANQRGEVIKRLEAGVRFDPQFFPFRYNLGRLYSLEMKYEKALVEFEYAKAEMPEYYKTYLHIGILSEITRQTYYAIMNYKLAVEKNPYDTEALIRLADHYLATGLKNRALLYLNKALKIEEESPNVKLGFARLEMEKGNYHIAYKIFNRTSLTTGEGKQKSYDKKFHYYFAETASKVTDYETAEEQYTKMLSFTNDPFFATVSSKVIARRRDIAKKFAEAKRTQLDNSEEEVTPPNE, encoded by the coding sequence ATGTTCCATCGACTGTTTACATTCGCACTTCTGTTTTTGTTTCCAAGCCTAGTCTTTGCACAAAAACTCATCGGGAATAAGGAATACCCAGAGCTTTTATGGGGAAAAGACGAAGAGTTTGATACCCGTGACTTTCCGAATGGATCTTTTATCTACCACAGAGATGATTTTATCCTAACACGTGGAAAACTATATACCGGCGAGCCACCCAAATCCAATGGAAGTTTTTCCTACGGAACAGAAACCATCACAAATTCTGGTAAATGGAATAATGATACCATTGAACTTCTCTTAAATGGAAAGGCAAACCAAAGAGGTGAAGTCATCAAACGTTTGGAAGCCGGAGTTCGATTTGACCCTCAATTTTTCCCTTTCCGATATAATTTAGGCAGATTGTATTCGTTGGAAATGAAATATGAAAAAGCACTAGTTGAATTTGAATACGCAAAAGCAGAAATGCCAGAGTATTACAAAACATATTTGCATATCGGTATCCTTTCTGAAATCACAAGACAAACCTATTATGCCATCATGAACTACAAATTGGCAGTTGAAAAAAATCCATACGATACAGAAGCACTCATCCGACTTGCAGATCATTATTTGGCAACTGGACTTAAGAACAGAGCACTATTGTATCTAAACAAAGCTCTGAAAATCGAAGAGGAAAGTCCAAATGTAAAACTTGGATTTGCAAGACTTGAAATGGAGAAGGGAAATTATCATATTGCCTATAAGATTTTCAATCGAACGAGTTTAACCACTGGTGAAGGAAAACAAAAGTCATATGATAAAAAGTTTCATTATTATTTTGCTGAGACAGCTTCAAAAGTCACAGATTATGAAACTGCAGAAGAACAATATACAAAGATGCTGAGTTTTACAAATGATCCGTTTTTTGCGACCGTTTCCTCAAAAGTAATCGCACGTAGAAGGGATATCGCGAAAAAATTTGCGGAAGCAAAACGAACTCAATTGGATAATTCGGAAGAAGAAGTTACACCTCCAAACGAATGA
- a CDS encoding hydroxymethylglutaryl-CoA lyase has product MEKVKITEVGPRDGLQNEKTILSTQDKFEFVKRLVESGTKHIELTSFVRKDRIPQMGDAIELSALVLPKFANDVEFSCLTPNTKGYEAAKEAGFKEVAVFTATSESFTKKNINMTVLESFTSFQPIFEQAKQDGIKVRGYISTVIACPYEGKITPDKTLDVALRLLDAGAYEISLGETIGVAVPDEVEKLLDVLLKKIPISYLNCHFHDTYGMAIANTKQALSMGIRSFDSSAGGLGGCPYAKGAAGNVATEDLVYFLTREGYDTGIQLDSLVRVSQFMETKLDRQFSSRTFIAKKNAS; this is encoded by the coding sequence TTGGAGAAAGTAAAAATCACTGAAGTAGGACCAAGAGACGGATTACAAAACGAAAAAACCATTCTCTCAACTCAGGATAAATTTGAATTCGTAAAACGTCTAGTAGAATCTGGGACAAAACACATCGAGCTCACTTCATTTGTCAGAAAAGATAGAATACCCCAAATGGGTGATGCAATCGAACTATCTGCACTCGTGTTACCAAAATTTGCAAATGATGTTGAATTTTCCTGTCTGACACCCAACACCAAAGGATATGAAGCCGCAAAAGAAGCAGGTTTCAAAGAAGTGGCAGTGTTTACAGCGACTTCTGAATCTTTTACGAAGAAAAACATCAACATGACAGTTTTGGAAAGTTTTACTTCCTTCCAACCTATTTTTGAACAAGCCAAACAAGATGGAATCAAAGTCAGAGGTTATATTTCAACAGTGATTGCCTGTCCCTATGAAGGAAAAATAACACCTGATAAAACATTAGATGTCGCATTGCGACTATTAGATGCTGGTGCCTATGAAATTTCCTTAGGGGAAACAATCGGTGTAGCTGTTCCGGATGAGGTTGAAAAATTATTAGATGTCTTACTTAAAAAAATTCCAATCTCTTATCTCAATTGTCATTTCCATGATACTTATGGTATGGCAATTGCGAATACAAAACAAGCTCTCTCTATGGGGATACGAAGTTTTGACAGTTCTGCCGGAGGTTTAGGAGGTTGCCCCTATGCAAAAGGAGCCGCTGGGAATGTGGCAACAGAAGATTTGGTTTATTTTTTAACAAGAGAAGGATATGATACAGGGATTCAACTGGATTCACTAGTAAGAGTGAGTCAATTTATGGAAACAAAACTAGATCGTCAATTTAGTTCCAGAACCTTCATTGCTAAAAAAAATGCCAGCTGA
- a CDS encoding PAS domain-containing sensor histidine kinase has product MDSSLPITDRIWHTSFAESPIGMAITDLQTGLYVEANEVYCNWLGRKREEVVGRTTIDLGIYSNLADRDLILTKLKIDGFVLNFEVPLLTKTNETVTILFSGKIVENGRYLLSAGQNITALKEKEKLANALQKELKLSKDLFESVFRLNPAAVSLSNAETGRYDDVNEAYCRLIGFNREEIIGKTSHDLNIWITKVDRARLLAEVQKKGWSTGMEASVRTKSGEIRHVVSGNTILNHDGRSTLLAILIDITESKQNKEALEFAVKERTKELNRILEDLQKTQDQLILSEKMATLGQLVASVAHEINNPLAAISAFSEQLQNRLGDFGSRLLEIRNCMGKYTDKDALEIIRWITELFQVKPKTYSFSETRKIKKNLESLFVTANIESPYDLADRIVDLGVSDYILENTSFVEKLKNTPILSIILNELNALRSIESIRLAVERTSKIVYSLKNYGRMDRGSAKIQTNIIDTIETVLTLYQNKMKSGIECIRLYNANPVIMGYPDELIQIWTNLIYNSLQAMHFKGKLTVQVEETNTDVEVSIKDDGPGIPQTMQKRIFEPFYTTKEKGEGTGLGLGIVKQSVEERHKGQIRLFSEPGQTVFIVSIPKL; this is encoded by the coding sequence ATGGACTCCTCTTTACCCATCACTGATCGAATTTGGCATACCAGTTTTGCAGAAAGCCCCATTGGTATGGCGATTACCGACTTGCAAACAGGACTGTATGTAGAAGCAAATGAAGTTTATTGTAATTGGCTTGGTCGTAAGAGAGAGGAGGTTGTCGGAAGAACCACAATTGATTTAGGAATTTATTCAAATCTGGCAGACCGGGATCTCATTTTAACCAAATTAAAGATAGATGGCTTTGTACTTAACTTTGAAGTTCCCCTTTTGACAAAGACGAATGAAACTGTAACCATTCTTTTTAGTGGGAAAATTGTAGAGAATGGTCGGTACTTACTCAGTGCGGGGCAAAATATAACCGCTTTAAAAGAGAAAGAGAAACTTGCAAATGCACTGCAAAAAGAATTAAAGTTAAGTAAGGATTTGTTTGAAAGTGTTTTTAGGTTAAATCCTGCGGCTGTTAGTTTATCAAATGCAGAAACAGGTAGATACGATGATGTGAATGAGGCATATTGTCGTCTCATTGGTTTTAATAGAGAAGAAATCATCGGCAAAACATCACATGATTTGAATATTTGGATTACAAAGGTAGACCGAGCAAGGTTACTCGCAGAAGTTCAAAAAAAAGGTTGGAGCACTGGTATGGAAGCAAGTGTTCGAACTAAATCGGGGGAAATACGACATGTGGTTTCTGGGAATACAATTCTCAATCATGATGGTCGTTCCACTTTACTTGCGATTCTCATTGATATCACTGAATCCAAACAAAATAAAGAAGCTCTTGAGTTTGCTGTCAAAGAAAGGACAAAAGAACTCAACCGTATCTTAGAAGATTTACAGAAAACTCAAGACCAATTGATTTTATCCGAAAAAATGGCTACACTTGGCCAACTCGTAGCAAGTGTGGCACATGAAATTAACAACCCTTTGGCGGCTATCTCTGCTTTTAGCGAACAATTACAAAACCGATTAGGAGATTTTGGATCTAGGTTACTTGAGATTCGGAATTGTATGGGGAAATATACAGACAAGGATGCTCTGGAAATCATTCGTTGGATCACTGAACTATTCCAAGTAAAACCAAAAACTTATAGTTTTTCTGAGACAAGGAAAATCAAAAAGAATTTAGAATCACTGTTTGTTACTGCCAATATTGAATCCCCTTATGATTTGGCTGATCGTATTGTAGATTTGGGTGTATCTGATTATATTTTAGAAAATACAAGTTTTGTGGAAAAACTAAAAAATACTCCCATACTGAGTATCATCTTAAATGAATTAAATGCGTTACGTAGTATTGAATCGATTCGTTTAGCAGTGGAACGCACATCGAAAATCGTTTATAGTTTAAAAAATTATGGAAGGATGGACAGAGGTTCTGCTAAAATCCAAACCAATATCATAGATACAATCGAAACTGTCCTTACTTTGTATCAGAACAAAATGAAATCAGGTATTGAATGCATTCGATTGTACAACGCAAATCCTGTGATCATGGGTTATCCAGACGAACTCATCCAAATCTGGACCAATTTGATTTATAATTCCTTACAAGCAATGCACTTCAAAGGTAAGTTGACGGTGCAGGTGGAAGAAACAAATACCGATGTTGAAGTATCCATTAAGGACGATGGTCCTGGAATTCCACAGACTATGCAAAAACGTATTTTTGAGCCCTTTTATACAACGAAGGAAAAAGGAGAAGGAACCGGGCTTGGTCTTGGGATCGTTAAACAATCCGTAGAAGAAAGGCACAAAGGCCAGATCCGGTTATTTTCCGAACCAGGCCAAACTGTTTTTATCGTTTCTATCCCTAAACTCTAG
- a CDS encoding TIGR02757 family protein, with protein sequence MPADAILLKKKLENLKNKYESVSYLDTDPICFPKQFTDPLDIEIISLVACLFAYGSVKNIQNFLNPIVSAMGPSPYLFLRQKQSSFDPFLKTINGYRFQTKEDLIVFFVTLQRIIQNHKLKDPIFESIFLSGGKYFRKETSIQNFQSYMEQEFKITLGNKPLTYGLQFLIGKWKSKSPKKRISLFLRWMVRNQYPDFGIYKQILPSEIPYPMDVHIQKLSKVLGIRDKKQVKLDDAFLLTEYFSLLNPTDPLLYDFYLTRVGIIEKCKGSYVEEICKVCELREVCLVVPRGIEPRLQG encoded by the coding sequence ATGCCAGCTGATGCCATCTTACTAAAGAAAAAATTAGAGAATCTAAAAAACAAATATGAAAGTGTATCCTATTTGGATACAGATCCCATTTGTTTCCCCAAACAATTCACAGATCCACTGGATATCGAAATTATATCGCTCGTTGCTTGTTTATTTGCATATGGGTCAGTCAAAAACATTCAGAATTTTTTAAATCCTATCGTTTCGGCAATGGGACCTTCTCCTTATCTTTTCTTAAGACAAAAACAGAGTTCGTTTGATCCATTTCTAAAGACAATCAATGGGTATCGTTTCCAAACCAAAGAGGATCTAATTGTTTTCTTTGTAACCTTACAAAGGATCATACAAAATCACAAACTTAAGGATCCGATCTTTGAATCCATTTTTTTAAGTGGAGGAAAATACTTCCGAAAGGAAACGTCGATACAGAATTTCCAATCCTATATGGAACAAGAATTCAAAATTACCTTGGGCAACAAACCACTTACTTATGGTTTACAATTCTTAATTGGTAAGTGGAAATCCAAATCACCTAAAAAAAGAATTTCCCTTTTTTTACGTTGGATGGTACGAAACCAGTATCCTGATTTTGGAATCTACAAACAAATCCTTCCGAGTGAAATACCCTATCCCATGGATGTTCACATCCAAAAATTGAGTAAGGTATTAGGAATTCGTGACAAAAAACAAGTGAAGTTAGATGATGCGTTCCTTCTTACTGAGTATTTTAGTTTACTGAATCCCACAGATCCCTTGTTATACGATTTTTATTTAACAAGGGTAGGAATCATTGAAAAATGCAAAGGTAGTTATGTAGAGGAAATTTGTAAGGTGTGTGAATTGAGGGAGGTTTGTTTGGTAGTGCCACGGGGAATTGAACCCCGATTGCAAGGATGA